A part of Myxococcales bacterium genomic DNA contains:
- a CDS encoding STAS/SEC14 domain-containing protein, protein MIKVLESPSPDILAFEGVGKITKDDYQQVINPAIEKAYQEGKKIRFLYYLGEDFEEFSLAGAWEDFKIGARYLSLFERCAIVSDKSWIRNVSKFVGSFFSCEVKVFKSKELNSAMAWLNSGAIALEHHLDYNKKILLVSISGPLRADSFDILSQTVDPWLQEGNQLNGIVIHAHKFPGWENLGALFRHIKFIKNHHKKVHRIAICADGAMSSLVPNIAKHFVKAQVKHFESKELEQAKKWAAQLT, encoded by the coding sequence ATGATCAAAGTTTTAGAAAGTCCTTCTCCAGATATTCTGGCATTTGAAGGTGTGGGAAAAATAACCAAAGATGATTACCAGCAAGTGATTAATCCTGCCATAGAAAAAGCCTATCAAGAAGGAAAAAAAATACGTTTTCTTTATTATCTTGGGGAAGATTTCGAAGAATTTTCTCTGGCTGGTGCTTGGGAAGATTTTAAAATTGGCGCTCGTTATTTAAGCCTCTTTGAGCGTTGTGCGATCGTGAGTGATAAATCTTGGATTCGAAATGTCAGCAAATTTGTGGGATCGTTTTTTTCATGCGAAGTAAAAGTATTTAAAAGCAAAGAACTTAACTCTGCCATGGCATGGCTCAACTCTGGAGCAATAGCGCTAGAACATCATTTGGATTACAATAAAAAAATTCTTTTGGTAAGTATTTCAGGCCCGTTACGCGCCGATAGTTTTGATATATTGTCCCAGACTGTAGACCCCTGGCTACAAGAAGGTAACCAACTTAATGGAATTGTAATTCACGCTCACAAATTTCCTGGGTGGGAGAACTTAGGAGCACTTTTTCGCCACATCAAATTTATCAAAAATCATCACAAAAAAGTTCATCGCATTGCCATCTGTGCTGACGGAGCTATGTCTTCTCTAGTGCCCAACATCGCCAAACATTTTGTCAAAGCACAAGTAAAACATTTTGAATCAAAGGAGCTCGAGCAAGCTAAAAAATGGGCTGCACAACTGACATGA
- a CDS encoding metal ABC transporter permease, translated as MELLAIFELPFMQRALMAGVALGFILPFFGVFVTLRRMSFFGDGIAHATLSGVAIAVVLELSPFPVALIIGALFGILIYVLEKKTNISSDALVGVLFTGALAFGIALMSRQQGYQPELISFMFGSILSIQSTDLTIILVFSLIIVASLIILYRGLTLISIDKESAWVLGVPTEVFDFLFYVLLSVTIVLGVKLLGIILVSALLIIPPTLSKMLASSFKSLIVLSIIAGEFFVVSGLFLSYFFDLPSGATIILVGVMSFLITALWRMFVK; from the coding sequence ATGGAATTACTAGCTATTTTTGAACTTCCCTTCATGCAAAGAGCATTAATGGCTGGAGTAGCATTGGGATTTATTTTGCCCTTCTTTGGTGTTTTTGTCACGCTGAGACGAATGTCCTTTTTTGGTGATGGCATCGCCCATGCGACTCTTTCAGGTGTTGCTATCGCGGTGGTTTTAGAGCTCAGTCCATTTCCAGTGGCACTTATTATCGGGGCTCTGTTCGGCATACTCATCTACGTGCTTGAAAAAAAAACCAATATCTCCTCGGATGCACTGGTAGGAGTACTTTTTACTGGGGCTTTAGCCTTTGGCATTGCCTTAATGAGTCGCCAACAAGGCTATCAACCAGAACTTATCAGTTTTATGTTTGGCAGCATACTTTCCATTCAAAGCACAGACTTAACTATCATTCTTGTCTTTTCACTGATCATTGTTGCAAGCCTGATTATTCTTTACCGGGGGCTTACGCTCATTTCCATCGATAAAGAAAGCGCATGGGTTTTGGGAGTTCCCACTGAAGTTTTTGATTTTCTTTTTTATGTTTTGCTCAGCGTCACTATTGTGCTTGGAGTAAAACTTCTCGGCATTATTTTAGTAAGCGCTCTTTTGATTATCCCTCCCACTTTATCCAAAATGCTCGCGTCTTCATTCAAGTCGCTGATCGTTCTAAGCATTATCGCTGGTGAATTCTTTGTAGTATCAGGCCTCTTTCTTTCTTATTTCTTTGATCTTCCTTCTGGAGCAACTATCATCTTAGTCGGAGTCATGAGTTTCTTAATAACTGCACTATGGCGTATGTTTGTTAAATAA
- a CDS encoding metal ABC transporter ATP-binding protein, translating into MNKIDAVCAKNLWVSFGSNDVLHDLSFSINQGDIAAIIGPNGSGKTTLLKAILGLIPIKKGSIKILGKAIKDARKEIAYVPQRFNFDRSFPLTVLEFLQLSHPNCSKEKIIRYLDHLGSANTIHKKLGDLSGGQLQRVLIERAMLSDPKILFLDEPSAGIDVGGEHSFYELILHLHKEHKSTVIMVSHELDVVASFANFVLCLKGNLICTGKPQHVLTEQTIKSLFGKETVLYHHRNQ; encoded by the coding sequence ATGAATAAAATAGACGCAGTTTGTGCCAAAAATTTATGGGTGTCATTTGGCAGCAACGATGTCCTCCATGATTTAAGTTTTTCCATTAATCAGGGTGATATTGCAGCCATCATTGGGCCAAATGGTTCAGGAAAGACCACACTTCTAAAGGCTATTTTAGGCTTAATCCCTATAAAAAAAGGCTCCATAAAAATTTTGGGAAAAGCAATTAAAGATGCTCGTAAAGAAATCGCTTACGTGCCCCAACGTTTTAATTTTGATCGTAGCTTCCCGCTCACAGTCCTAGAGTTTTTGCAACTCTCTCATCCCAACTGCTCGAAAGAAAAAATTATTCGTTACCTCGATCATCTCGGCAGCGCCAATACTATTCACAAAAAACTAGGGGACCTCTCAGGAGGACAACTTCAACGTGTACTGATCGAAAGAGCGATGCTCTCTGACCCAAAAATTCTTTTTTTAGATGAGCCATCCGCGGGTATTGATGTTGGCGGCGAGCATAGTTTTTATGAGCTTATTCTTCATCTTCATAAAGAGCACAAGAGTACTGTCATCATGGTCTCTCATGAGCTGGATGTAGTGGCTAGTTTTGCTAACTTTGTTTTATGTCTGAAGGGTAATCTTATTTGCACAGGAAAACCGCAGCATGTTCTCACTGAGCAGACCATTAAAAGTCTTTTCGGAAAAGAGACTGTACTCTACCATCACCGGAATCAGTAA